The proteins below come from a single Leifsonia sp. 1010 genomic window:
- the panC gene encoding pantoate--beta-alanine ligase, whose protein sequence is MRMPEIITTIAELRARVADARRVAHQDGPADAPTGRVVLVPTMGALHEGHLRLVSQARDLGGFVVVSIFVNPLQFGPGEDLDRYPRTLDADVTALEGLADVVFAPSASEMYPNGPSETRVTAGESGSLFEGASRPGHFDGVLTVVSKLFNIVQPDVAVFGQKDAQQVHVIARMVDDLNLPVSIAVVDTVRESDGLALSSRNRYLDEDQRLAAVTLSRALSAGSEAARDGVDAALQAARAHVEADPAVKLDYLAIVDPETFREASPDHHGPALMLIAARVGTTRLIDNQRLTT, encoded by the coding sequence ATGCGCATGCCAGAGATCATCACCACCATCGCCGAGCTGCGGGCTCGGGTCGCGGATGCGCGCCGTGTCGCGCACCAGGACGGCCCTGCCGACGCCCCCACCGGTCGCGTGGTGCTCGTGCCGACGATGGGCGCGCTCCACGAGGGGCACCTTCGGCTGGTGTCGCAGGCGCGCGACCTCGGCGGTTTCGTCGTGGTGTCGATCTTCGTGAACCCGCTGCAGTTCGGCCCGGGCGAGGATCTGGACCGCTACCCGCGCACCCTGGATGCGGACGTGACCGCGCTCGAGGGCCTCGCGGATGTCGTGTTCGCTCCCTCCGCCTCGGAGATGTACCCGAACGGTCCCTCGGAGACCCGCGTGACCGCGGGGGAGTCCGGCTCCCTCTTCGAAGGAGCCTCCCGCCCCGGACACTTCGACGGCGTCCTGACCGTCGTCAGCAAGCTCTTCAACATCGTGCAACCGGACGTCGCCGTCTTCGGTCAGAAGGACGCCCAGCAGGTGCACGTCATCGCGCGCATGGTCGATGACCTCAACCTGCCGGTCTCGATCGCCGTCGTGGACACCGTCCGCGAGTCGGACGGCCTCGCCCTGTCCAGCCGGAACCGCTACCTGGATGAGGACCAGCGCCTCGCCGCCGTCACCCTGTCCCGCGCCCTGTCCGCGGGCTCGGAGGCCGCTCGCGATGGTGTGGACGCGGCGCTGCAAGCGGCTCGCGCGCACGTCGAGGCGGACCCAGCCGTTAAGCTTGACTATCTCGCGATCGTCGACCCGGAAACCTTCCGCGAAGCGTCGCCTGACCACCACGGTCCCGCCCTGATGCTGATCGCCGCTCGCGTCGGAACGACCCGGCTGATCGACAACCAGCGCCTCACGACGTGA
- a CDS encoding type II toxin-antitoxin system VapC family toxin, with protein MDCSALVELLSHEGLAAFEENDELAECILVAPHLIDPEFVSAMRKHALRRPEDAQLAEQVILEFYRLEIMRVEHEPLWPDAWRWRENLSAYDAMYVALARLMELPLVTADDRLAAAAERWCEVRRLSELQPA; from the coding sequence ATGGACTGCAGCGCTCTCGTCGAACTGCTCTCGCACGAAGGTCTCGCAGCGTTCGAAGAGAACGACGAGCTGGCCGAGTGCATCCTGGTGGCGCCCCACCTGATCGACCCGGAGTTCGTGAGCGCGATGCGCAAGCACGCCCTCCGGCGCCCGGAAGACGCTCAGCTGGCCGAGCAGGTGATCCTCGAGTTCTACCGACTCGAGATCATGCGCGTGGAGCACGAGCCGCTCTGGCCCGATGCGTGGCGCTGGCGAGAGAACCTGAGCGCCTACGACGCCATGTACGTCGCACTCGCCCGTCTCATGGAGCTGCCACTCGTGACGGCAGACGACCGCCTCGCCGCGGCGGCCGAACGGTGGTGCGAGGTCAGACGATTGAGCGAACTGCAGCCGGCCTGA
- the lysS gene encoding lysine--tRNA ligase — MTDAQTTAADLGDDQLGEDEISEQKAVRLGKRDRLLAEAEGPGGGAYPVQVPVTTTIPAVRAKWDHLQPDEGSGEIVGIAGRVVHLRNTGKLCFAVLQAGDGSRIQVMVSLAEVGEESLGAWKELVDLGDHVFVSGEVVSSRRGELSVMAQEWRIAAKALLPLPNLHSELSEETRVRARYLDLIARDQARKTVLDRAAAVASLRRTFADRGFVEVETPMLQVIHGGASARPFVTHSNAFDTELYLRIAPELYLKRAVVGGIDHVFEINRNFRNEGADSTHSPEFAMLEAYQAYGDYNSIADLTQTLIQDAAVAVSGSHVVTWADGTEYDLGGEWDRIRMYDSLSDALGEEITPETPIERLRELAALAGIEIEHPLPGKYVEELWEHYVKTDLVRPTFVMDFPVDTSPLVRAHRSREGVVEKWDLYTRGFELATGYSELVDPVVQRERFVEQAKLAAAGDNEAMRLDEEFLRALEFGMPPTGGMGMGIDRLLMALTGLGIRETILFPLVK; from the coding sequence ATGACCGACGCGCAGACCACCGCGGCCGACCTCGGCGACGACCAGCTCGGCGAAGACGAGATCAGCGAGCAGAAGGCGGTCCGGCTCGGCAAGCGCGACCGTCTGCTCGCAGAGGCCGAGGGCCCCGGCGGCGGCGCATACCCGGTGCAGGTTCCGGTCACCACGACCATCCCGGCCGTCCGCGCGAAGTGGGATCACCTGCAGCCGGACGAGGGCTCGGGCGAGATCGTCGGCATCGCCGGCCGCGTCGTCCATCTGCGCAACACCGGCAAGCTGTGCTTCGCGGTGCTGCAGGCCGGCGACGGCTCGCGGATCCAGGTCATGGTGTCGCTCGCCGAGGTGGGCGAGGAGTCGCTGGGCGCGTGGAAGGAGCTCGTCGACCTGGGCGACCATGTGTTCGTCTCCGGCGAGGTGGTCTCGAGCCGTCGCGGCGAGCTGTCGGTCATGGCGCAGGAGTGGCGCATCGCCGCCAAGGCGCTGCTGCCGCTGCCGAACCTGCACAGCGAGCTGAGCGAGGAGACGCGCGTCCGCGCCCGCTACCTCGACCTGATCGCGCGCGACCAGGCCCGGAAGACGGTCCTCGACCGCGCCGCAGCCGTCGCGAGCCTGCGCCGCACGTTCGCGGACCGCGGCTTCGTCGAGGTCGAGACGCCGATGCTGCAGGTCATCCACGGTGGTGCGTCCGCCCGCCCGTTCGTCACGCACTCGAACGCCTTCGACACGGAGCTGTATCTCCGCATCGCGCCGGAGCTCTACCTGAAGCGCGCTGTGGTCGGCGGCATCGACCACGTGTTCGAGATCAACCGCAACTTTCGCAACGAGGGCGCCGACTCGACGCACTCCCCGGAGTTCGCCATGCTGGAGGCCTACCAGGCCTATGGCGACTACAACTCGATCGCCGACCTCACCCAGACGCTGATTCAGGATGCGGCCGTCGCGGTCTCCGGATCGCACGTCGTCACATGGGCCGACGGTACCGAGTACGATCTCGGCGGCGAGTGGGACCGCATCCGCATGTACGACAGCCTCTCGGACGCGCTCGGCGAGGAGATCACGCCGGAGACCCCGATCGAGCGCCTGCGGGAGCTGGCTGCCCTGGCCGGGATCGAGATCGAGCACCCGCTGCCCGGCAAGTACGTCGAGGAGCTGTGGGAGCACTACGTCAAGACCGACCTCGTGCGGCCGACGTTCGTCATGGACTTCCCCGTCGACACCAGCCCCCTGGTGCGCGCCCACCGGTCGCGCGAGGGCGTCGTCGAGAAGTGGGATCTGTACACGCGCGGCTTCGAGCTGGCGACCGGATACTCCGAACTCGTCGACCCGGTCGTCCAGCGCGAGCGCTTCGTCGAGCAGGCGAAGCTCGCTGCAGCGGGCGACAACGAGGCGATGCGTCTCGACGAGGAGTTCCTGCGGGCCCTCGAATTCGGCATGCCGCCCACGGGCGGAATGGGAATGGGCATCGACCGCCTGCTGATGGCCCTCACCGGCCTGGGCATCCGCGAGACGATCCTCTTCCCGCTGGTCAAGTAG
- the cls gene encoding cardiolipin synthase, with protein METGFWVSFFIVLALLVDFVIRVLAIIIVPRNRKPTSATAWLLAIFLIPYIGILFFLLIGSYKLPKSRRQKQDEINRFIIDSTEGIERVRRDHPWPPWLEGVVELNRKLGAMPLVGGNRATLNGDYQGSLDAMAEEIGKAKRYVHVEFYILTLDKTTAPFFDALEAAVKRGVTVRVLLDHIASLRTPDYKRTLHRLTAMGARWQLMLPIQPFKGKYQRPDLRNHRKLLVVDGRVAFMGSQNVIDRSYNKRSNIRRGLKWKELIVRLEGPIVAGLNAIFITDWYSETDELLRRETEPITDEIDENELDAQVVPSGPGFAGENNLRLFLALLYYAQERIVITSPYFVPDESMLMAVTSAVQRGIRVDLFVSEIGDQALVYHAQRSYYEALLRAGVRIWMYKAPYILHAKHFTIDDDVAVIGSSNMDMRSFQLNMEVSLMVRGRSFVDEMRKVEDGYRQDSRELTLDEWMKQPLRSTVLDNLARLTSALQ; from the coding sequence ATGGAGACGGGGTTCTGGGTCTCGTTCTTCATCGTCCTGGCACTCCTCGTCGACTTCGTCATCCGCGTTCTGGCGATCATCATCGTCCCGCGCAACCGCAAGCCGACGTCGGCGACCGCGTGGCTGCTGGCGATCTTCCTGATCCCGTACATCGGCATCCTGTTCTTCCTTCTGATCGGCAGTTACAAGCTCCCGAAGAGCCGCCGGCAGAAGCAGGACGAGATCAACCGCTTCATTATCGACAGCACCGAGGGAATCGAGCGGGTTCGCCGCGATCACCCGTGGCCGCCGTGGCTCGAGGGCGTCGTCGAGCTCAACCGCAAGCTCGGGGCGATGCCGCTCGTGGGCGGCAACCGCGCGACCCTGAACGGTGACTACCAGGGCTCTCTCGACGCGATGGCCGAGGAGATCGGCAAGGCCAAGCGCTACGTCCACGTCGAGTTCTACATCCTGACCCTCGACAAGACGACGGCGCCGTTCTTCGATGCCCTCGAGGCCGCCGTGAAGCGCGGCGTGACCGTTCGCGTACTGCTCGACCACATCGCCTCGCTGCGGACGCCCGACTACAAGCGCACCCTCCACAGGCTGACCGCGATGGGTGCCCGGTGGCAGCTCATGCTCCCCATCCAGCCGTTCAAGGGGAAGTACCAGCGCCCCGACCTGCGCAACCATCGCAAGCTTCTCGTGGTCGACGGCCGCGTGGCGTTCATGGGTTCGCAGAACGTCATCGATCGCAGCTACAACAAGCGCTCGAACATCCGGCGTGGGCTGAAGTGGAAGGAGCTCATCGTCCGGCTCGAGGGACCGATCGTCGCCGGTCTCAACGCCATCTTCATCACGGACTGGTACAGCGAGACGGACGAGCTGCTCCGCCGCGAGACGGAGCCCATCACCGACGAGATCGACGAGAACGAGCTCGACGCCCAGGTCGTTCCCTCCGGACCCGGATTCGCCGGCGAGAACAACCTGCGCCTCTTCCTCGCCCTGCTCTACTACGCACAGGAGCGCATCGTCATCACCTCCCCCTACTTCGTGCCGGACGAGTCCATGCTCATGGCCGTCACCTCGGCCGTTCAGCGGGGGATCCGCGTCGACCTGTTCGTCTCCGAGATCGGTGACCAGGCGCTCGTGTATCACGCCCAGCGCTCCTACTACGAGGCACTCCTGCGGGCGGGAGTCCGGATCTGGATGTACAAGGCGCCCTACATCCTTCATGCGAAGCACTTCACGATCGACGACGACGTCGCCGTCATCGGTTCGAGCAACATGGACATGCGTTCCTTCCAGCTCAACATGGAGGTCTCCCTCATGGTGCGCGGGCGTTCGTTCGTGGATGAGATGCGGAAGGTCGAGGACGGCTATCGCCAGGACAGCCGAGAGCTCACGCTGGACGAGTGGATGAAGCAGCCGCTCCGCTCCACAGTTCTGGACAACCTGGCTCGGCTGACCTCCGCACTGCAGTGA
- a CDS encoding DUF2520 domain-containing protein, which yields MLPSARPPSQRSGRLGLGIIGAGRVGPVLGLALAGAGHAIVGVSAVSEQSRERAEAMLPGVPVLDIPTVVERSELVILAVPLAELPSLVAGLAATGTWQPGQIVLHTAPGFGIDVLQPATAAGAIPLAVHPALEFTGTSLDLTRLGESYFAVTAPAPVLPIAQALVVEMGGEPVVVDEADRPAYAEAIATATAFSRSIVEQSTGLLRSIGVEKPGSFLSSLIRSTVDNALTRAGAPTRLDLDVIGALQDDVSGDAAPGAAGTEGDPGDDGRGWFLRGE from the coding sequence ATGTTGCCGTCCGCCCGTCCGCCTTCGCAGCGCTCCGGCCGGCTGGGGCTCGGCATCATCGGCGCCGGCCGTGTCGGTCCGGTGCTCGGGCTCGCCCTGGCCGGCGCGGGGCACGCGATCGTCGGAGTCTCGGCCGTGTCGGAGCAGAGCCGGGAGCGCGCGGAGGCGATGCTGCCGGGAGTGCCGGTGCTCGACATCCCGACCGTGGTGGAGCGCAGCGAGCTGGTGATCCTGGCCGTGCCCTTGGCGGAGCTCCCGAGTCTGGTCGCGGGTCTCGCGGCGACGGGAACGTGGCAGCCCGGCCAGATCGTGCTACACACGGCTCCCGGGTTCGGGATCGACGTGCTGCAGCCCGCGACGGCCGCTGGCGCCATCCCGCTGGCCGTCCACCCGGCCCTGGAGTTCACCGGCACGAGTCTGGATCTCACCCGGCTCGGCGAGAGCTACTTCGCGGTGACGGCCCCGGCGCCGGTCCTTCCGATCGCGCAGGCGCTGGTGGTCGAGATGGGCGGCGAGCCGGTGGTGGTGGACGAGGCCGATCGGCCCGCTTATGCCGAGGCGATCGCGACGGCGACGGCGTTCTCCCGCTCGATCGTGGAGCAGTCGACGGGACTGCTGCGGAGCATCGGCGTCGAGAAGCCCGGTTCGTTCCTGAGTTCGCTCATCCGCTCGACGGTGGACAACGCCCTCACCCGTGCGGGCGCTCCGACCCGGCTGGATCTCGACGTGATCGGCGCGCTGCAGGATGACGTGTCGGGAGATGCGGCCCCCGGAGCCGCGGGCACGGAAGGTGATCCCGGTGACGACGGGCGCGGCTGGTTCCTGCGCGGCGAGTAG
- a CDS encoding PH domain-containing protein — MSAPDGGAPAGPPVGRPLTGAERAAERYTDGEWHRLHPATPLLRGGIVFIALFGFVLSNLRERLIGFFVGAPEYGGDPLDAIYDHGWEGWALLGVAVVLLLCFGAFYLSWRMHSFRITGDAVEVRSGILFRTQRKARLDRIQGINVVRPVLARIFGAAKLDVSVAGHDANVQLAYLGSSLADGLRADVLRLASGVRAAEAAAAAAAGGVTAGTVAETGGDAPEGVPTTGGAPSRAAAVGDLVGRRVNEFLAPELDPNAAPPESVVKIPPLRLLGSLLLSGFTVFVLVVIAFLIWGASSGELWLLIVVLPGLIGSASFYINRFTKSLRYSIAGTPDGVRVGFGLLSTSNETLPPGRIHAVEVLQPLLWRPFGWWQIRIDTAGHSREKGAAGQPNTTMLPVGDAADVFRVLSLVLPGFATDEHRDLIESGMTSSGRDAFVGSPRRAVWIRPFSWQRTGYRVVDDAILLRRGFVWRSLAIVPLARLQSLELQQGPLDAALALAEARFHTVSGPVRPRLAAIDAPSGVRLFEEVSARAVAAAAADRSHRWGQATNHTEKEH, encoded by the coding sequence GTGAGCGCACCGGATGGCGGAGCGCCGGCGGGTCCGCCCGTCGGCCGCCCGCTGACGGGTGCCGAGCGCGCCGCCGAGCGGTACACCGACGGCGAGTGGCATCGGCTGCATCCCGCGACGCCCCTGCTTCGCGGCGGCATCGTGTTCATCGCGCTGTTCGGGTTCGTGCTGTCGAACCTCCGCGAGCGCCTGATCGGCTTCTTCGTCGGTGCCCCCGAGTACGGCGGTGACCCGCTGGACGCGATCTACGATCACGGCTGGGAAGGCTGGGCGCTGCTCGGGGTGGCGGTCGTGCTGCTGCTCTGCTTCGGCGCCTTCTACCTCTCGTGGCGGATGCACAGCTTCCGGATCACGGGCGACGCGGTCGAGGTGCGCAGCGGCATCCTGTTCCGCACGCAGCGCAAGGCACGACTCGACCGCATCCAGGGAATCAACGTCGTGCGGCCGGTGCTGGCGCGCATCTTCGGAGCGGCCAAGCTGGATGTGTCGGTTGCCGGCCACGACGCGAACGTGCAGCTGGCGTATCTGGGCTCGTCGCTGGCGGACGGGCTGCGCGCGGATGTGCTGCGGCTGGCATCGGGCGTGCGCGCGGCGGAGGCCGCGGCAGCGGCAGCGGCAGGCGGGGTGACCGCGGGTACGGTCGCGGAGACCGGTGGCGATGCGCCAGAAGGCGTGCCGACGACCGGCGGTGCGCCGTCCCGTGCCGCGGCGGTCGGCGACCTCGTCGGCCGTCGCGTGAACGAGTTCCTGGCTCCGGAGCTGGATCCGAATGCCGCGCCGCCAGAGTCGGTCGTCAAGATCCCACCGCTGCGGCTGCTGGGCTCGCTGCTCCTGAGTGGGTTCACCGTGTTCGTGCTCGTCGTGATCGCCTTCCTGATCTGGGGTGCGTCGAGTGGAGAACTGTGGCTCCTCATCGTGGTGCTGCCCGGCCTGATCGGGTCCGCCAGCTTCTACATCAACCGCTTCACGAAGTCGCTGCGGTACTCGATCGCCGGGACGCCGGACGGAGTGCGCGTCGGCTTCGGCCTGCTGAGCACGAGCAACGAGACGTTGCCGCCCGGGCGCATCCATGCCGTCGAGGTGCTGCAGCCGCTGCTATGGCGGCCGTTCGGCTGGTGGCAGATCCGCATCGACACGGCGGGCCATTCCCGTGAGAAGGGCGCAGCGGGGCAACCGAATACGACGATGCTTCCGGTCGGCGACGCGGCCGACGTCTTCCGGGTGCTGTCGCTGGTGCTGCCGGGCTTCGCGACCGACGAGCACCGGGACCTGATCGAGTCGGGAATGACGTCGTCGGGACGGGATGCCTTCGTCGGCAGTCCGCGGCGGGCGGTGTGGATCCGTCCGTTCTCGTGGCAGCGCACCGGTTACCGCGTGGTCGACGACGCGATCCTGCTGCGCCGGGGGTTCGTCTGGCGAAGTCTCGCGATCGTTCCGCTCGCTCGGCTGCAGAGCCTGGAGCTCCAGCAGGGACCGCTGGATGCGGCCCTCGCGCTCGCCGAGGCGCGGTTCCACACGGTGTCGGGCCCGGTGCGCCCGCGCCTGGCGGCGATCGACGCGCCCTCCGGCGTCCGGCTGTTCGAAGAGGTGTCGGCACGGGCCGTCGCGGCGGCGGCTGCTGACCGGAGTCACCGCTGGGGGCAGGCCACGAACCACACCGAGAAGGAGCACTGA